The following coding sequences lie in one Salmo salar chromosome ssa13, Ssal_v3.1, whole genome shotgun sequence genomic window:
- the LOC106567883 gene encoding uncharacterized protein — protein MEDRRILPTGGAGDPKTKGIPLVVKTEPDTKTRRVREEAQPTIPIRVKKEDVSDVPLKVPRFQYVDFPSLHQCIQQLTVPPLDSWLKGCPLALGRPSGGCTPLTSKEKVPKFKYVDYPSLHHCIQQLSVPPLESWSSGLARPGSAATGGPGSTTSQLSSVRGNQTGQGDVSASAQKQVKYTAFPFPGPDPSSIQFVNSSNQASHKPQLPQMRLSSPPRARPAVSSQGEEARHNVVCSDQLSQKSSNPKSWVAGMKRVRGAGPLHQSNRKSAGDDNWHADLKKSPESHQEAKVELSDPPDLGQGFWRTIPESVCPFCQNMFSNPEELRIHQKSHREKKPH, from the exons ATGGAGGACAGGAGAATTCTCCCTACAGGGGGAGCAGGTGATCCAAAAACAAAGGGCATACCCTTAGTGGTCAAAACTGAACCGGACACAAAAACCCGTAGGGTGAGAGAGGAGGCACAGCCTACCATACCCATCAGGGTTAAAAAAGAGGACGTCTCTGACGTGCCCCTCAAAGTGCCCAGATTCCAGTACGTGGACTTTCCTTCGCTGCACCAGTGCATCCAGCAGCTCACCGTGCCACCCCTGGACAGCTGGCTGAAGGGTTGCCCTCTGGCCCTGGGAAGACCCTCTGGAGGATGTACCCCTCTCACTTCCAAGGAGAAGGTTCCCAAGTTTAAGTATGTGGATTATCCCTCTCTGCACCACTGCATCCAGCAGTTGTCTGTGCCGCCTCTGGAGAGCTGGAGCTCGGggttggccaggccagggagtgCAGCGACAGGGGGACCTGGATCCACCACCTCTCAGCTCAGCTCTGTGAGGGGGAATCAGACAGGACAGGGAGATGTATCAGCATCGGCTCAAAAACAGGTCAAGTACACTGCTTTCCCCTTCCCTGGTCCTGACCCCAGTTCCATCCAGTTTGTGAACTCCTCAAACCAGGCATCCCATAAGCCTCAACTGCCTCAGATGCGCTTGAGCAGTCCTCCCCGAGCCAGGCCCGCAGTAAGCTCACAGGGGGAAGAGGCTCGCcataacgtggtgtgttcagatcAGCTGTCTCAAAAGTCCTCTAATCCCAAATCTTGGGTTGCTGGAATGAAGCGTGTCAGAGGAGCAGGGCCACTCCATCAGAGTAATAGGAAGTCAGCTGGTGATGATAATTGGCATGCAGACCTAAAGAAATCTCCGGAAAGTCATCAAGAGGCCAAAGTGGAGCTCAGTGACCCTCCTGACCTAGGGCAAGGTTTTTGGAGAACCATCCCAGAGTCTGTCTGCCCCTTTTGCCAAAATATGTTTTCAAATCCAGAGGAATTGCGGATCCACCAGAAGAGTCACAGAGAAAAG AAGCCACATTGA